A genome region from Nicotiana tabacum cultivar K326 chromosome 13, ASM71507v2, whole genome shotgun sequence includes the following:
- the LOC107828357 gene encoding serine/threonine/tyrosine-protein kinase HT1: MATCFNPFRLRRSKSKPLEMPSSSSRNQWNSSDIETMDKKRFDSLESWSMILESDNVETWEVSKEDQEEWTADLSQLFIGNKFASGAHSRIYRGIYKQRAVAVKMVRIPTHKEETRAKLEQQFKSEVRLLSRLYHPNIVQFIAACKKPPVYCIIMEYMSQGTLRMYLNKKEPYSLSIETILRLALDISRGMAYLHSQGVIHRDLKSSNLLLNDEMHVKVADFGTSCLETQCREAKGNMGTYRWMAPEMIKEKPYTRKVDVYSFGIVLWELTTALLPFQGMTPVQAAFAVAEKNERPPLPASCQPALAHLIKRCWAANPSKRPDFTDIVSALEKYDECVKEGLPLTLHSRLVSRNAIIERLKDCVSMNSSIPVHI; this comes from the exons ATGGCTACTTGTTTTAATCCCTTTAGGCTTAGGAGATCAAAGAGTAAACCATTAGAAatgccatcatcatcatcaagaaaTCAATGGAATTCATCTGATATAGAAACAATGGACAAGAAAAGATTTGATAGTTTAGAATCATGGTCAATGATATTAGAATCTGATAATGTTGAAACTTGGGAAGTTTCTAAAGAAGATCAAGAAGAATGGACAGCTGATTTGTCTCAGTTATTTATAGGTAATAAGTTTGCTTCAGGAGCACATAGCAGGATTTATAGAGGAATTTATAAGCAGAGAGCAGTTGCTGTTAAAATGGTTAGGATTCCAACTCATAAGGAGGAAACTAGAGCTAAACTTGAACAGCAGTTTAAGTCTGAAGTTCGTTTGCTCTCTCGTTTATATCATCCCAATATAGTTCAG TTCATTGCTGCTTGTAAAAAGCCTCCTGTATACTGCATTATTATGGAGTACATGTCACAAGGAACATTGAGAATGTATCTAAACAAGAAAGAGCCTTATTCACTTTCAATAGAAACAATTCTGAGGCTAGCTCTTGATATATCGCGAGGGATGGCGTATCTGCATTCACAAGGAGTGATTCATAGAGACCTGAAATCAAGTAATTTACTTCTGAATGACGAAATGCATGTCAAGGTTGCAGATTTTGGGACATCATGTCTTGAAACACAGTGTCGAGAAGCTAAAGGAAATATGGGAACGTATCGTTGGATGGCGCCAGAGATGATTAAAGAAAAACCTTATACGCGCAAAGTTGATGTGTATAGCTTTGGAATTGTGCTTTGGGAGCTTACAACAGCTCTGTTGCCGTTTCAAGGAATGACGCCCGTGCAAGCCGCTTTTGCTGTTGCTGAGAAG AACGAACGACCACCTTTGCCCGCGAGTTGTCAACCAGCACTCGCGCACCTCATAAAACGCTGCTGGGCTGCAAACCCCTCAAAGAGGCCAGACTTCACAGACATTGTATCTGCATTAGAGAAATACGACGAATGTGTCAAAGAAGGGCTTCCATTGACACTCCATTCAAGACTTGTCAGTCGAAACGCCATTATCGAACGATTGAAAGACTGTGTATCAATGAATTCATCTATACCTGTACATATCTGA